A region of Neovison vison isolate M4711 chromosome 7, ASM_NN_V1, whole genome shotgun sequence DNA encodes the following proteins:
- the ZFP36 gene encoding mRNA decay activator protein ZFP36, which produces MDLSAIYESLLSVSTDLLSDHGESESSPTWSSSGLWSLSSSDNNPAGVGARLPGRSTSLVEGRSCGWVPPPPGFAPLAPRPGPELSPSPTSPTATPTTSSRYKTELCRTFSESGRCRYGAKCQFAHGLGELRQASRHPKYKTELCHKFYLQGRCPYGSRCHFIHNLNEDLAAPGHPPVLRQSISFSGLPSGRRTSPPPAVLAGPSLSSCSFSPSSSPPPPPGDLPLSPSAFSAAPGTPVARRDPTPACCPSCRRATANSVWGPLGGLARSPSAHSLGSDPDEYASSGSSLGGSDSPVFEAGVFGPPQPPAAAAPRRLPIFNRISVSE; this is translated from the coding sequence TCGGTGAGCACTGACCTGCTATCTGACCACGGAGAGAGCGAGTCCAGCCCAACCTGGTCCTCCTCCGGACTCTGGAGCCTCAGCTCATCCGACAACAACCCGGCTGGGGTGGGTGCCCGCCTGCCTGGCCGTTCCACCAGCCTGGTGGAGGGTCGAAGCTGTGGCTGGGTGCCGCCACCCCCGGGTTTCGCCCCCCTGGCTCCCCGCCCGGGCCCTGAACTGTCGCCCTCACCCACCTCACCTACTGCAACCCCCACCACCTCATCCCGGTACAAGACTGAGCTCTGTCGGACCTTCTCGGAGAGCGGGCGCTGCCGCTATGGGGCCAAGTGCCAGTTTGCCCATGGTCTGGGGGAGCTGCGCCAGGCAAGCCGCCACCCCAAATACAAGACCGAACTCTGCCACAAGTTCTACCTCCAGGGCCGCTGCCCCTACGGCTCCCGCTGCCACTTCATCCACAACCTCAATGAAGATTTGGCTGCCCCGGGCCACCCCCCTGTCCTGCGCCAAAGCATCAGCTTCTCAGGCCTGCCCTCCGGCCGCCGGACATCACCGCCACCGGCAGTCCTGGCAGGCCCTTCCCtgtcttcctgctctttctctccctccagctccccaccaccaccacctgggGACCTTCCACTTTCACCCTCTGCCTTTTCTGCTGCCCCTGGGACCCCAGTGGCCCGAAGGGACCCCACCCCAGCCTGTTGCCCCTCCTGTCGAAGGGCTACCGCTAATAGCGTctgggggcccttgggtggccTGGCTCGGAGCCCCTCTGCACACTCTCTGGGATCTGATCCTGATGAATATGCCAGCAGTGGCAGCAGCCTGGGGGGATCCGACTCACCTGTCTTCGAGGCTGGGGTTTTTGGGCCCCCCCAGCCGCCTGCAGCTGCAGCCCCCCGGCGACTTCCCATCTTCAACCGAATTTCGGTGTCTGAGTGA